In the Drosophila biarmipes strain raj3 chromosome X, RU_DBia_V1.1, whole genome shotgun sequence genome, one interval contains:
- the LOC108024285 gene encoding uncharacterized protein LOC108024285 — translation MVGLSRIGSRRHHKVLAPNGGKLLAASCLLQVASCKRPVCSCKLKSVPTGIMPLIRVLAAIACCCLLATHCSGEEVEAAATKAADKVEASATAKLTPSIEEDSKSKTEKRDSSDQTGGPYLSLSSKDPPFRPIYPPSSHHFEAEPPTPIFGPTTLRYTAAEAAPPPTSPQAYYGPKAPPQHRFSFQVPPQVEPYQRQVAFKPTAAPLPPPQAQSIFNYGELEPEAGATAPLSHHQHHSHPNPGQHSKYLQQPPPQQKLQQRIQYIIAIPLSYMRQLQQQQQQQLQQQQQQQQQFLYSPAPPPASGSSSTTSTAPPAQQSSPTGRHPVVQLLGGPLARDHQGQYKPYYQSDAASAPLAGPTAPLIHQPYLQIPTSLLMAAAQQLQQQHHQQQPVYAKVAAPPAPPTYQPAQLLYQPQGHHQQPQIQLQLQRIFLQQPQPQQSTIYAEQPGPLYAYPLQQQQQQYQRPQQQQSLKQSQQQQQQQHKYTPAAPTAPTPLTTSTTSTAATSEAAAATATATHQAAATATRQQHLPLVHYNPIYVQAPPEQQQQQPQQQQHQFAILPRFSNNNPKAVYSMAHESAAPALSPIHVVRLSPANGPPIHHYHHYQPTSMLQPVYAHPHAPHAPQQYVSSYGAGEEGHKSQAPVAISGSGSLLAGPTPSPLMTAGSQPAIIPYFSHPGAVHYGTHLYHPGAATALGATAATSGAGAAAAAAATGPAGHRAGAAGARAAGPKQQTTATSGGQLPGDSNNIVKYP, via the exons GTACTGGCCGCCATCGCCTGCTGTTGCCTCCTGGCGACCCACTGCAGCGGCGAGGAGGTCGAGGCGGCGGCCACCAAGGCCGCGGACAAGGTCGAGGCCAGCGCCACCGCCAAGCTGACCCCCAGCATCGAGGAGGACTCCAAGAGCAAGACGGAGAAGCGCGACTCATCGGATCAGACAG GTGGCCCCTACCTGAGCCTCTCGAGCAAGGACCCGCCGTTCCGGCCGATCTATCCGCCCAGCAGCCACCACTTTGAGGCGGAGCCGCCGACGCCCATCTTCGGGCCCACCACACTGCGCTACACGGCAGCGGAGGCGGCACC TCCGCCCACCTCCCCCCAGGCCTACTACGGACCGAAGGCGCCACCGCAGCACCGCTTCAGCTTCCAAGTGCCGCCGCAAGTGGAACCCTATCAGCGGCAAGTGGCATTCAAGCCGACTGCCGCACCTCTGCCGCCACCGCAGGCCCAGTCGATTTTCAATTACGGCGAGCTGGAGCCGGAGGCGGGCGCCACCGCGCCGCTGagccaccaccagcaccattCCCATCCCAATCCCGGCCAGCATTCCAAGTATctgcagcagccgccgccgcagcagaAGTTGCAGCAGCGCATCCAGTACATCATTGCCATACCGCTGTCGTACATGcggcagttgcagcagcagcagcagcagcagttgcagcagcaacaacagcagcagcagcagttcctcTACTccccagcaccaccaccagccaGTGGCTcgagcagcaccaccagcacggCCCCACCAGCCCAGCAATCCTCGCCCACCGGCAGGCATCCGGTGGTGCAGTTGCTCGGAGGCCCCCTTGCCCGCGACCACCAGGGTCAGTACAAGCCGTACTACCAGTCGGATGCCGCCAGTGCACCACTGGCCGGACCCACTGCACCGCTGATCCACCAGCCCTACCTGCAAATACCCACCAGCCTGCTCATGGCCGCCgcccagcagctgcagcagcagcaccaccagcagcagcccgTCTACGCCAAGGTGGCCGCACCACCAGCGCCACCCACCTACCAGCCCGCCCAGCTCCTCTACCAGCCGCAGGGGCACCACCAGCAGCCGCAGatccagctgcagctgcagcggaTCTTcctgcagcagccgcagccccAGCAGTCCACCATCTACGCGGAGCAGCCGGGTCCACTTTATG CGTAtccgctgcagcagcagcaacagcaatatcagaggccgcagcagcaacagtccTTGAAacagtcgcagcagcagcagcaacagcaacacaaaTACACGCCTGCAGCGCCCACGGCACCGACACCATTGACAACATCAACAACgagcacggcagcaacatccgaggcagcagcagcaacggcaacggcaacacaTCAGGCTGCAGCGACGGCAACGCGCCAGCAACACTTGCCCCTGGTGCACTACAATCCCATTTACGTGCAGGCGCCCcccgagcagcagcagcagcagccacagcagcagcaacaccaattTGCCATATTGCCACGTTTTAGCAATAATAACCCCAAGGCCGTCTACAGCATGGCCCACGAATCGGCGGCTCCGGCTCTTTCGCCCATTCACGTGGTCAGATTGTCGCCGGCGAACGGTCCTCCGATCCATCACTACCACCACTACCAGCCGACCTCGATGTTGCAGCCGGTTTATGCCCATCCCCACGCGCCCCATGCCCCGCAGCAATATGTGTCGTCCTATGGGGCGGGCGAAGAAGGACACAAGTCGCAGGCACCCGTCGCCATTTCCGGTTCCGGTTCCCTTTTAGCCGGACCCACGCCCTCGCCCCTGATGACCGCAGGTTCGCAGCCGGCCATTATACCATACTTCAGCCATCCGGGTGCCGTGCATTATGGCACGCATTTGTACCACCCGGGAGCGGCAACAGCATTGGGTgccacggcagcaacatcgggcgcaggagcagcagcagcagcagcagcaacaggacCAGCAGGACACagggcaggagcagcaggagccaGGGCAGCTGGACCAAAGCAACAGACGACCGCAACAAGTGGGGGACAGCTGCCAGGTGACAGCAACAATATTGTGAAGTATCCCTAA
- the LOC108024286 gene encoding putative odorant receptor 19b, translating to MDTPKVDSTKALVNHWRIFRVSGLHPPAKSTLWGRHYRAYSIAWNVVFRFCVWLSFSVNFLQSKSLETFCESLCVALPDTLYMLKSLNFYLNRGEMLHSHRMLRHLDRRLGCSDDVRIVAEGVAGAEAIFRILGRCVVGILCLGIVYIIMASEPTLMYPSWIPWNWKDSTAAFLMAVIPHTFGLMVTAMEVLNLTTYPCTYLILVSAHTKALAWRVARLGHHPPLAAEEVQQLLVGYIQDHQVILRLVESLQRSLSMTCSMQFLSTACGQCTICYFLLFGQVGVMRFTNMLALLLAFTTDTLLLCYMAEQLCQEGESLLVAVYNCNWLDQPVQFRRLHLLMLKRCQKLPILMAGKIMPISMKTFLMMIKGAYTMLTLLNEMRKTTLESH from the exons ATGGACACTCCGAAGGTGGACTCGACCAAGGCCCTGGTGAACCACTGGCGCATCTTTCGGGTGTCGGGACTGCATCCGCCGGCCAAGAGCACCCTGTGGGGCCGCCACTACAGGGCGTACTCGATAGCGTGGAATGTGGTGTTCCGCTTCTGCGTGTGGCTGTCCTTCTCGGTGAACTTTCTGCAGTCCAAGTCGCTGGAGACCTTCTGCGAGAGCCTCTGCGTGGCCCTGCCCGACACGCTCTACATGCTGAAGTCCCTCAACTTTTACCTGAATCGCGGCGAGATGCTCCACAGCCACCGGATGCTCCGCCACCTGGACAGGCGCCTGGGCTGCTCCGACGACGTGCGCATCGTCGCTGAGGGTGTGGCCGGGGCGGAGGCCATATTCCGGATCCTTGGCCGCTGCGTGGTGGGCATATTGTGCCTGGGCATCGTCTACATCATCATGGCCAGCGAGCCCACGCTGATGTACCCCTCGTGGATACCCTGGAACTGGAAGGACAGCACCGCCGCCTTCCTGATGGCCGTCATCCCGCACACCTTCGGCCTGATGGTGACCGCCATGGAGGTGCTCAACCTGACCACCTACCCGTGCACGTACCTCATCCTGGTCAGCGCGCACACCAAGGCGCTCGCCTGGCGAGTGGCCAGACTGGGACACCACCCGCCACTGGCAGCGGAGGAGGTGCAGCAACTCCTGGTCGGGTACATACAGGACCACCAGGTCATCTTGAG GCTGGTGGAGTCGCTGCAGCGATCCCTGTCGATGACCTGCTCGATGCAGTTCCTCTCCACCGCCTGCGGCCAGTGCACCATCTGCTACTTCCTGCTCTTCGGCCAGGTGGGGGTCATGCGGTTCACCAACATGCTGGCCCTGCTGCTGGCCTTCACCACGGACACCCTGCTGCTCTGCTACATGGCGGAGCAGCTCTGCCAGGAGGGCGAGTCCCTTCTGGTGGCGGTCTACAACTGCAACTGGCTGGACCAGCCCGTCCAGTTCCGGCGACTCCATCTCCTGATGCTCAAGCGGTGCCAGAAGCTGCCGATCCTGATGGCCGGCAAGATAATGCCCATCAGCATGAAGACCTTCCTGATG ATGATCAAGGGAGCCTACACAATGCTCACTCTACTCAACGAAATGCGCAAAACTACGCTCGAAAGCCACTAA